The following DNA comes from Opitutaceae bacterium.
CAGCATCTGAATCGAAAAAACGCGATTCGCGGCCCTCAGGTTGTTTGCCCGATAGATGATCAGACCGATTCCGAAGAAGGCCAGGCCGCAGATGTTCAGCAGGTAGTCTGCTAGGAACTGTTGGGCGGTGGCCATTGGGCGGGACGGACGTCCCCATTCGGGCGCGTTTGAACGAAGCCTTTCTCAATGCAGTAATGCACGAGCTCCGAGATGCTCGAAAGACCGAGCTTGCGCATGATGTTCTCGCGGTGCTTGCGGACTGTCTCCGAGGAGATTCCCTTCAACTCGCCGACCTTCTGATCCGAAAGGCCCATGCCGATGTGGGGGAGCAAGTCATGCTCCCGGTCGCTGAGGATCTTGCTGAAGGCCAACGAGTCCGCCGCCCTCACGCGTTCAATCTCCCGCACGACCGGGCTGAAGAATGTCCGGCCGTCGCGAATCACCGTGAGGAGAGCATCCTGGATGAAGTCGGGATCGGAGTTTTTGTCCACGTACCCATCAAGTCCACTCTGCTTGACCCGGTAAATGGTGTACTCCGTGCATTCTGCGGAAAGCACGATGATGCGCATCGAGGGGTGTGCGCGCTTAATGCCCAGCGAAAGCGTAATCCCGTCCTCATCCGGCAGGTTGATGTCCACGAGCATGGCATCCGGCTTCACGGTTTTCAGCTTCTCCGTGGCCTCGGTTGCGGATTTGGCGCAAAGAACTACGTTCCATCCGAAGCGGTGGCGGCACAGGTCAGCGAGGAGGCTCAGCACAAGCGCCTGATCCTCGACGATCCCGATTCGCGGACCGGTGGCAGTGGGGGGTGTCGGCACATTCCGTACCTCCATAGGGGTGGGTGGTGGTCTAGCGACACGCCTCCCGAGCGCCAACTGAAATATGCGATGACGTTGATTTCACTTTGTGCAAAAGGAGGTTGGCAGATGCAGGTGTACCAGCATCGTCAACGTTTCCGCGCCCGAGCGCCAGTCCCACCCGACTGAAACCCCTCCAAGTTTCCCATCCTGTGAGCGCACAAGTCTCCACTCAATCGATTTCACCGGTTCATAAACTCATGGCTGCAAACCGCAGCGAGATTGCGGTTCGCATCTTCAGGGCTGGCACCGAGCTGGGCCTGCGCACGGTCGCCGTCTTTGCCCAGGAGGACCGCTTTTGCATCCACCGCTACAAGGCGGATGAAGCCTATCAGGTCGGTGAGGGCAAGGGCCCCGTCGCGGCCTACCTCGACATTGATAGCATCATCGCAGTCGCGAAGGAGAAGGGAGTGGATGCCATCCACCCCGGATACGGTTTTCTCTCGGAGAACGCAGAATTCGCGCGGGCTTGCGAGAAAGCTGGAATCGTCTTCGTCGGGCCCCGACCCGAATTGCTGTACATGATGGGCGACAAGACAGCCGCACGCGCGGTGGCCAAGCGAATCGGAGTGCCGACCCTGCCCGGCACGGAGGAGCCGATCTCGGACCGCGAGGAAGCACTCAAGACGGCGCACGCGATTGGGTTCCCGCTCATCATCAAGGCCGCTTTCGGCGGAGGTGGCCGCGGAATGCGTGTAGTCCACAAACCAAACGAGCTTTCAGCACTGCTCGACGAGGCGCAGGCCGAGGCGGGGCGCGCGTTTGGCAACCCGGCCGTCTTCCTCGAGAAATACATCCCGCGCGCGAAGCATATCGAGGTGCAGATCCTGGGCGACCGGCACGGCAATGTCATTCATCTGCACGAGCGTGATTGCTCCGTGCAGCGCCGCCACCAGAAGGTGATCGAGGTGGCTCCGAGCTACGGGCTGCCGGAGAAAGTGGTGCGGGAGCTGTGCGATTCGGCTGCTCGAATGGCCCGGGAGGTGCGCTACGATAATGCGGGCACGATTGAGTTTCTCTACGATCTCGACCATCACGAGTGGTTCTTCATCGAGATGAACCCGCGTATCCAGGTGGAGCATACGGTCACCGAGGTGATCACCGGGCTCGACCTGGTGCGCGCGCAGATCCTCATCGCGCAGGGCCATTCGCTCCACTCGCCAGAGGTGGGCATGCCGAAGCAGGACCAGGTGCCGCGCAACGGCTACGCGATCCAATGCCGGATCACCACGGAAGATCCCGAGAACAAGTTCGTTCCGGATTATGGAAAGATCCTTGCCTACCGGTCTCCGGGCGGTTTTGGCATCCGCCTCGATGGTGGCATGGGCTACGCCGGCGCTGTGATCACCCCATTTTACGACTCGATGCTCGTTAAGATCATCGCGAGCGGGCAGACCTACGACATCGCGTTGCACCGTACGCGGCGCGCCTTGATCGAGTTCCGTATCCGTGGCGTAAAGACAAACATCCCGTTCCTCGACAACGTCATCAGCCACCCGGTGTTCAAGAGCGGCCAGGCGACGACGACGTTGATCGATACCACGCCCGAATTGTTTGCCTTCAAGCCGCGCCGGGATCGCGCCACCAAATTGCTCAATTTCCTCGGGCAGGTGACGGTGAATGGCAACCCGCACGCGAAGGGTTACCGACCGGCAAAGGCACTCGCCGCCGCCCCGCTGCCGCCTCATTCCAACGCGGAACCGCCGGCAGGTACACGGCAGAAGCTGCTGGAGCTGGGTGCCCGCAGGTTTGCGAAGTGGGTGCGCGACGAAAAGCGGCTCCTCATCACCGACACCACCTTTCGCGACGCCCACCAATCGCTGATGGCAACGCGTGTCCGCACCTATGACATGCTCGCCATCGCCCAGGAGAAGGCACGCCGGGCGCCGCAGCTTTTCTCGCTCGAAATGTGGGGCGGGGCCACGTTTGACACCACCATGCGGTTCCTCAGCGAAGACCCCTGGGAGCGTCTGCGCCAGCTTCGTGCCCGCGTCCCGAACATTTGCTTCCAGATGCTCTTCCGCGGGGCGAACGCCGTCGGCTACACGAATTACCCCGACGCAGTGGTCGCGGGCTTCGTGAAGCATGCGGCCTCGGCAGGCATGGACATTTTCCGCATCTTCGACTCGCTGAACTACCTGCCGAACCTGCGCGTGGCGATGGACGCCGTCCAGGAGACACATGCGGTCTGCGAGGCGGCCGTCTGCTACACGGGTGACATACTCGACCCGAATCGCTCCAAGTATTCGCTGCAGTACTACGTGAAGCTTGCCAAGGAGCTCGAGCGCATGGGCGCCCACATGATCGCGATCAAGGATATGGCAGGTCTTTGCCGCCCGGAGGCCGCCTTCAAGCTCGTGAAGACGTTGCGCGAGGAGGTCGGCCTGCCTGTGCATTTCCACACTCACGATACCAGCGGCGTCGCGTCCGCCAGCATTCTCCGGGCGGCTGAAGCCGGGGTCGACGTGGTGGATCTCGCGCTCGCCTCGATGAGCGGCAGCACTTCGCAGCCCAACCTCAATTCCATCGTGGCCTCGCTGCAGCACACGCCCCGGGATACCGGCTTGGAGATCGACGCGCTGAACGCGTTCTCCGACTACTGGGAACATGTGCGCGAGTATTACGCCCCGTTCGACACCGCGCCGAAGACCGGCTCCGCCGAGGTTTACCTGCACGAAATGCCGGGCGGCCAGTACACGAACCTGAAGGAGCAGGCCGCTTCGATGGGTGTGTCTCACCGCTGGCACGAGATCGCAAAGCTGTATGCCGAGGTGAACCAACTCTTTGGGGACATCGTCAAGGTGACCCCCTCCTCGAAGGTGGTGGGCGACATGGCCCTGTTCCTCTTCTCTCGCGGCATCAAACCCGCCGACGTGGTCAACCTCGAGCCGGGTGCGACGCCATTCCCGGAGAGTGTCATCGACATGTTGTCAGGTGGGCTCGGCTGGCCCGAGGGTGGATGGCCTGAGGCCTTGTCGCGCGTGGTGCTCGGCGAGAAGCGGCATGCGGAAGCCAGGGCTCGTTATGAATCAGCAATCCGCGCAAGCGCTGTTCGCCCGGCGGGTGACCCGGATGCGCTCGCGAAGGCGCGTACCGCACTCGCAGAAAAACTCCGCCACGAACCGACGGAAGACCAGGTGTATTCCCACCTGATGTATCCGCAGGTGTTTGCGGACTTTTTGAAACAGCAGCGCGATTTCGGCGATGTGAGCGTGTTGCCGACGCCGGCGTTCTTCTATGGCCTGCAACCCGGCGAAGAGATCACCGTGCGCATCGAAGAGGGTAAGATCCTCATCATTCGACTCGTCAGCATCGGTGCTCCGGATCGGGACGGTCGCCGCGCGTTGAGCTTCGAATTGAACGGCATGGCCCGCGAGGCCTACATCCAGGACAAGTCGGTCGCGCCCAAATCCGTCGCCAAGCCAAAGGCCGATCTCGCCGATCCCCTCCAGGTGGCTGCGCCGATTCCCGGCCTCATTGCTTCCTTGTCTGTCTCCGTTGGCTCCAAGGTCACCAAGGGCGAGAAGCTCGCGATGATGGAAGCCATGAAGATGCAGACGACCGTCTTCGCTCCCGTCGATGGCGTGGTGGCCGAACTCCACGTCGCCGTGGGAGACACAGTCGCTGCGAAAGACCTCTTGCTGAAGTTGAAGTAGGAAGAGAGGGTGCCTTACTTCCACGAAGTCAGATGAGCCTCGAGTTGTTTTGCGTACGACTCCTGGCTAATCCGGCTCGCTTCTCAACCTCTCAATAGACCTGCTCTTCCAGCAGCGCAAATAGCTCCTGTTCGCTCACACGGCGCTGCTGCATGGTGTCGCGGTCGCGAAGCGTGAAGGTGCCATCCTTTTCGATCGTGTCGAAGTCGATGGTGACGCACCACGGGGTGCCAATCTCGTCCTGGCGGCGATAGCGGCGGCCGATCGCGCCTGATTCGTCGTAGAAGACGGCGTAGCGGCGCTGCAGCTTCTTGTAGAGGGCCTGGGCGCGCTGCGTGAGCACGTCCTTGTTCTTGAGGAGCGGGAGCACCGCCACTTTGACGGGCGCGATCCGCGGGCTCAGGCGCAGGACGGTGCGTTTCTCGACATTGCCCTTCTCGTCCTTCACGTCCTCCTCGGCATACCCGGAGCAGAGGACGGCGAGGAAGATTCGATCCACGCCGACCGCCGGCTCGATCACGTGGGGGACGAATTTTTTCTTCGTCGCCTCGTCAAAGATTTCCTGCGGCTTGCCCGAGGCTTGCGCGTGCTGTCCCAGGTCATAGTTTCCGCGAGCCGCGATGCCCCACAGTTCCTGCACGCCAAACGGGTACTTGAACATGATGTCCACGGTCCCTTTGGAGTAGAACGCGAGTTTCTCCTTCGGGTGCGCATAGAGCGAGAGGTGCGACTCGGGCAGGCCAATTGAGATCAGCCACTGGCGGCACCACTCGATCCAGTCCTGGTGCGATTTCGCCCAATCGGCATCCTCGTGGATGAAATACTCCATCTCCATCTGCTCGAACTCGCGGGAACGGAAGATGAAGTTGCGCGGGGTGATCTCGTTGCGGAACGACTTTCCGATCTGAGCAATGCCGAAGGGGAGTTTGACGCGACCCGTGTCCACAACGTTCTTGAAGTCGACGAACATGCCCTGGGCCGTTTCGGGCCGGAGATAGGCGACGCTGCTCGCATCCCGCATCGCTCCCACGTTCGTCTCAAACATCATGTTGAACGCACGGGGCGGGGTGAGGCTGCCAGCCTCGCCGGTGGCAGGGGAGGGAATCAGAGCGATCTCCTCGGGCTTGGCCTCGGTCATGTCGCGGGGCTGAACCGGCTCTAGCTTGCCCTGGATCGCCTTCTTTCGCTTGAGACTCTCGGCAGCTTCCTGGAGCTCGGCCGTGGTGCGTTCGCTCTCAAGAGCGCTGACGTACCCAACCGTTTGTCCGTCAATCACCACGGGTGCGAAAAAGAGCTGGTCGGCGCGGAAGCGCTGCTTCGAGACCTTGCAGTCAACGAGGGGATCAGTGAACCCGGCAACGTGGCCGGACGCTTCCCACACCTTCGGGTGCATGATGATCGACGTTTCAATGCCGACCACATCATCACGGCGGCGCACCATGTCGTTCCACCAGCAGTCGCGGATGTTCTTCTTCAGCTCGACCCCCAGTGGGCCATAGTCGAAGAAGCCGTTAATGCCGCCGTAGATTTCGGACGACGGGAAGATGAAGCCGCGGCGCTTGCTCAACGCGACAATGGTTTCCATCGAAACTTCGGGACCTGAGGCGGGCGTAGACATAAAGCGGAAATCCTAGGGTTGCGGGCCGCTTCCGGTCAACCCTCGGCGCCACGTGTGCGTCCAGTGTCGCGTGTGAACCGCGGATTTTTACCTCTGGGAAACTGTAAATTATGCGCATTAGCTGCTCTTTAGGGGCACGAAACGCCTGCGCAGTCATTGCCAATCCATGCGCAGCCCGGATGCGCGGGGAGGCGTATCCTGACCTGCACACGTTATCGCCCACCCTATTGTTTTCCATGAAACTGTCTTCCAAGTCCTCACTCTCCACGATCGACGCCAATGAGGCCGTCGCCTCCGTCGCCTACAGGCTGACGGAGGTTTTTTCTATCTACCCCATCACTCCGTCGTCGCCGATGGCCGAACACGTTGAGGAGTGGTCAGTCGCCAAGAAGACGAACCTCTGGGGGCATGTCCCCGAGGTCGTCGAGATGCAATCCGAAGCCGGCGTCGCGGGCTCGGTCCACGGCGCCCTCCAAGCCGGAGCGATCGCCACCACGTTCACCGCCTCGCAGGGCCTCCTGCTGATGATCCCCAACATGTACAAGATCGCCGGCGAGCTCACGCCCGCCGTGTTGCATGTCACCGCCCGCACGCTCGCGACGCATGCGCTCTCGATCTTCGGCGATCATGGCGATGTGATGGCCTGCCGCCAGTGCGGCTGGGTGATGCTCGTTTCGAACTCGGCCCAGGAGGCGCAGGACTTCGCTGCGATTGCCCACACGGCAACGCTCCGCGCACGCGTCCCCTTTCTCCATTTCTTTGACGGCTTTCGAACCTCGCACGAGGTGAACTCGGTCAAGCGTCTCGACGACGGCACGCTGGCCTCGATGCTCGACATCGACGCCTTGGCGGGATTCCGCAAGCGCGGGCTCACTCCCGACGCCCCCGTCCTGCGCGGCACGGCGCAAAATCCCGACGTCTTTTTCCAGGCCCGCGAGGCGGGCAACCGCTGGTATGATGCGGTCCCCGGCATCGTGGCCGAGCAGATGGCCAAGCTGGGCGAGCTGACGGGGCGCCATTACGGGCTCGTGGAGTACAGCGGCGCTGCAGATGCCGAGCGCGTGGTTGTCGCCCTCGGCTCTGGCGCGGAGACTGCAGCCGAAACCTCCGACTGGCTCAATGCCAAGGGTGAGAAGACAGGCGTCGTGAAGATTCGCCTCTATCGTCCGTTCCCGGTCGAAGCATTTCTTGACGCGCTCCCCAAGACGGTGCGCAGCGTCGCCGTTCTTGACCGCACGAAAGAGCCGGGCGCATTTGGAGAACCCTTGTACCTCGACGTCGTCGCGGCGCTCCGACACGGCGAAGTATCGGGCAAGTTTGTCCCTGGCCGGATCCAGGTCGCGGGTGGCCGTTATGGGCTGGCCTCGAAGGAGTTCACCCCGGCGATGGTCACGGGCGTCTTTGACGAGCTGAAGAAGGACAGGCCCCGGCACAATTTCACGATCGGCATCCATGACGATGTCACCGGGCTGTCCCTCTCCTACGACGAAACCATCGACATCGAGCCGCCGGGCCGCACCCGCGCGGTCTTCTTCGGCCTTGGCGCCGACGGCACGGTCGGAGCGAACAAGAACACGATCAAGATCATCGGCGAGGAAGCCGGCAAGTACGCGCAGGGATACTTCGTGTATGATTCGAAGAAGTCCGGCGGCTTCACCGTGTCGCATTTGCGCTTTGGCGAGACCCCGATCCGGGCGCCGTACCTGATTCGCAACGCAGACTTCGTCGCCTGCCACCAGTTTCATTTGCTCGACTCGCAGCCTGTGCTCGATCACGCAGCGGTCGGCGCGACCCTTCTGCTCAATGCTCCCGGTCCCCTGGAGAAATTGTGGAACCGCCTCTCCCGCGAAACGCAGGAGGAGATCGTCACCAAGCGCCTCAAGGTTTACGCGATCGACGCCGGTGCCGTTGCCCGCGCCGCCGGCATGGGCGGTCGCATCAACACCATCATGCAGGTCTGCTTCTTCGCGCTGAGCAACGTGCTGCCGCTCGAGCAGGCCCGGGCGAGCATCGAGAACGCCATCAAGAAGACCTATGCAAAGCAGGGCGAGGAGGTGGTGAAGAAGAATCTTCTCGCCGTGGAATCGGCAATCAGCGCCCTCAAGGAAATGCCAGTCCCGGCGACGGTGGACTCGGCGCTCCACCGCGCTCCCCCGGTTCCGATCGACGCTCCGGATTTCGTTCGCAATGTCACGGGAGTGATGCTCGCCGGTCGCGGCGATTCGCTGCCTGTGTCGGCGTTCCCGCCTGATGGCACCTGGCCCACCGGCACCGCACGCTACGAAAAGCGCAACCTCGCCGCACGCATCCCGGTCTGGGATTCGGCTGCCTGTATCCAGTGCAACAAGTGCGTGCAGGTCTGCCCCCACGCCGCCATCCGTGCGAAGTTCTTCCCCGAGTCAGAACTCAAGGATGCCCCGGCGAGCTTCCGCTCCGCTCCCTTCCGATCGGCTGAGTTCAAATCGAGCCGTTATACGCTCCAGGTGGCTCCCGAGGATTGCACGGGTTGCGAACTTTGCGTGCATGCCTGTCCCGTCAAGGACAAGGCCGATCCCAAGAAGCACGCCATCAACATGGCGTCACAGCTTCCCATCCGCGAGACCGAGCGCGCCAACTTCGACTACTTCCTGCGACTCCCCGCAGTCGACCGCACCGCATTCAAGGCGGATACGCCGAAGGCCGTTCAGTTCCTCGACCCGCTGTTCGAATTCTCCGGTGCTTGTGCTGGCTGCGGCGAGACGCCGTACATCAAGATGCTCACGCAGCTCTTCGGTGACCGCGCCGTCATCGCGAATGCAACGGGGTGCTCCTCGATCTTTGGTGGCAACCTCCCGACGACACCCTACACGGTGAACAAGGAAGGCCGCGGCCCTGCCTGGGCAAACTCGCTCTTCGAGGACAACGCCGAGTTCGGCCTGGGTCTCCGGCTTGGCTTGGACCGCCGCGAGGAGCGTGCTCGCCGACTGGTTGAGCGCCTGGCGCCCCGTTTCGGTGAAACGCTCGCAAACGAGCTCCTGTCCGCGGACCAGTCCAACGACATCGCGATCGCCGCGCAGCGTTCACGGGTCATCCAGCTCCGCGGTTCGCTTTCGTCCCTGCAGGGCTCCGATGCCCGTGAACTCGAGGAAATCGCCGATTACCTCGTAAAGAAGTCGGTGTGGATCCTCGGTGGCGACGGCTGGGCTTATGACATCGGCTACGGCGGCCTCGACCACGTCATCGCCTCCGGTCGCAAGGTGAACATCCTCGTGATGGACACCGAGGTGTACTCCAATACCGGCGGCCAGTGCTCCAAAGCCACGCCATTGGGCGCGGCCGCCCGCTTCAGCATGTCAGGCAAGGTGACCGCGAAGAAAGACCTGGGTCTCCTCGCGATGACCTACGGTTCGGTCTACGTGGCCCGAATCGCACTCGGTGCCAAGGATGCGCAGACCCTCAACGCGCTGCGCGAAGCGGAAGCATTCCCTGGCCCCTCGCTGATCATCGCGTACTCTCATTGCATCGCCCACGGGTTCAACCTCGCGGACGGCATGGAGCACCAGAAGCTCGCGGTCGACACCGGCTATTGGCCGCTGTATCGCTACGACCCCCGTCGCGCCGATCGCGGTGAGAATCCGCTGCAGCTTGATTCGGCGGCACCAAAGATCGACTTGATCGAGCTGACTCGAAACGAAAACCGCTACAAGCAGCTCGAGCGACTCTCGCCTGAACTCGTCCGTGAGTACGAGGCGAAAGCACAGGCCGGTGTCCGTCAGCGCTACGCGTTCTATCAGCAGCTTGCTGCGCAGAACGCCAACGGCACCAAGCCCTGAGCCAGGTGGCTGGCGAAGGCACAACTCCTCCCGTTCTCTCGCCTCCACTCGCTCGTTTTTGCGAGTGGATGGCGGAGGCGAGGGCGAAGGAGACCGCCGACCCCACGCGCATGGCGCTCGCCACTGTGGACGACGCGGGTCACCCGCGTGTGCGCATGGTGCTCTTGAAAAACGCCGACGACCGCGGCTTTGTTTTCTACACCAACCTCGACAGCCCGAAG
Coding sequences within:
- a CDS encoding glycine--tRNA ligase: MSTPASGPEVSMETIVALSKRRGFIFPSSEIYGGINGFFDYGPLGVELKKNIRDCWWNDMVRRRDDVVGIETSIIMHPKVWEASGHVAGFTDPLVDCKVSKQRFRADQLFFAPVVIDGQTVGYVSALESERTTAELQEAAESLKRKKAIQGKLEPVQPRDMTEAKPEEIALIPSPATGEAGSLTPPRAFNMMFETNVGAMRDASSVAYLRPETAQGMFVDFKNVVDTGRVKLPFGIAQIGKSFRNEITPRNFIFRSREFEQMEMEYFIHEDADWAKSHQDWIEWCRQWLISIGLPESHLSLYAHPKEKLAFYSKGTVDIMFKYPFGVQELWGIAARGNYDLGQHAQASGKPQEIFDEATKKKFVPHVIEPAVGVDRIFLAVLCSGYAEEDVKDEKGNVEKRTVLRLSPRIAPVKVAVLPLLKNKDVLTQRAQALYKKLQRRYAVFYDESGAIGRRYRRQDEIGTPWCVTIDFDTIEKDGTFTLRDRDTMQQRRVSEQELFALLEEQVY
- a CDS encoding response regulator transcription factor; this translates as MPTPPTATGPRIGIVEDQALVLSLLADLCRHRFGWNVVLCAKSATEATEKLKTVKPDAMLVDINLPDEDGITLSLGIKRAHPSMRIIVLSAECTEYTIYRVKQSGLDGYVDKNSDPDFIQDALLTVIRDGRTFFSPVVREIERVRAADSLAFSKILSDREHDLLPHIGMGLSDQKVGELKGISSETVRKHRENIMRKLGLSSISELVHYCIEKGFVQTRPNGDVRPAQWPPPNSS
- a CDS encoding pyruvate carboxylase, encoding MSAQVSTQSISPVHKLMAANRSEIAVRIFRAGTELGLRTVAVFAQEDRFCIHRYKADEAYQVGEGKGPVAAYLDIDSIIAVAKEKGVDAIHPGYGFLSENAEFARACEKAGIVFVGPRPELLYMMGDKTAARAVAKRIGVPTLPGTEEPISDREEALKTAHAIGFPLIIKAAFGGGGRGMRVVHKPNELSALLDEAQAEAGRAFGNPAVFLEKYIPRAKHIEVQILGDRHGNVIHLHERDCSVQRRHQKVIEVAPSYGLPEKVVRELCDSAARMAREVRYDNAGTIEFLYDLDHHEWFFIEMNPRIQVEHTVTEVITGLDLVRAQILIAQGHSLHSPEVGMPKQDQVPRNGYAIQCRITTEDPENKFVPDYGKILAYRSPGGFGIRLDGGMGYAGAVITPFYDSMLVKIIASGQTYDIALHRTRRALIEFRIRGVKTNIPFLDNVISHPVFKSGQATTTLIDTTPELFAFKPRRDRATKLLNFLGQVTVNGNPHAKGYRPAKALAAAPLPPHSNAEPPAGTRQKLLELGARRFAKWVRDEKRLLITDTTFRDAHQSLMATRVRTYDMLAIAQEKARRAPQLFSLEMWGGATFDTTMRFLSEDPWERLRQLRARVPNICFQMLFRGANAVGYTNYPDAVVAGFVKHAASAGMDIFRIFDSLNYLPNLRVAMDAVQETHAVCEAAVCYTGDILDPNRSKYSLQYYVKLAKELERMGAHMIAIKDMAGLCRPEAAFKLVKTLREEVGLPVHFHTHDTSGVASASILRAAEAGVDVVDLALASMSGSTSQPNLNSIVASLQHTPRDTGLEIDALNAFSDYWEHVREYYAPFDTAPKTGSAEVYLHEMPGGQYTNLKEQAASMGVSHRWHEIAKLYAEVNQLFGDIVKVTPSSKVVGDMALFLFSRGIKPADVVNLEPGATPFPESVIDMLSGGLGWPEGGWPEALSRVVLGEKRHAEARARYESAIRASAVRPAGDPDALAKARTALAEKLRHEPTEDQVYSHLMYPQVFADFLKQQRDFGDVSVLPTPAFFYGLQPGEEITVRIEEGKILIIRLVSIGAPDRDGRRALSFELNGMAREAYIQDKSVAPKSVAKPKADLADPLQVAAPIPGLIASLSVSVGSKVTKGEKLAMMEAMKMQTTVFAPVDGVVAELHVAVGDTVAAKDLLLKLK
- the nifJ gene encoding pyruvate:ferredoxin (flavodoxin) oxidoreductase; the encoded protein is MKLSSKSSLSTIDANEAVASVAYRLTEVFSIYPITPSSPMAEHVEEWSVAKKTNLWGHVPEVVEMQSEAGVAGSVHGALQAGAIATTFTASQGLLLMIPNMYKIAGELTPAVLHVTARTLATHALSIFGDHGDVMACRQCGWVMLVSNSAQEAQDFAAIAHTATLRARVPFLHFFDGFRTSHEVNSVKRLDDGTLASMLDIDALAGFRKRGLTPDAPVLRGTAQNPDVFFQAREAGNRWYDAVPGIVAEQMAKLGELTGRHYGLVEYSGAADAERVVVALGSGAETAAETSDWLNAKGEKTGVVKIRLYRPFPVEAFLDALPKTVRSVAVLDRTKEPGAFGEPLYLDVVAALRHGEVSGKFVPGRIQVAGGRYGLASKEFTPAMVTGVFDELKKDRPRHNFTIGIHDDVTGLSLSYDETIDIEPPGRTRAVFFGLGADGTVGANKNTIKIIGEEAGKYAQGYFVYDSKKSGGFTVSHLRFGETPIRAPYLIRNADFVACHQFHLLDSQPVLDHAAVGATLLLNAPGPLEKLWNRLSRETQEEIVTKRLKVYAIDAGAVARAAGMGGRINTIMQVCFFALSNVLPLEQARASIENAIKKTYAKQGEEVVKKNLLAVESAISALKEMPVPATVDSALHRAPPVPIDAPDFVRNVTGVMLAGRGDSLPVSAFPPDGTWPTGTARYEKRNLAARIPVWDSAACIQCNKCVQVCPHAAIRAKFFPESELKDAPASFRSAPFRSAEFKSSRYTLQVAPEDCTGCELCVHACPVKDKADPKKHAINMASQLPIRETERANFDYFLRLPAVDRTAFKADTPKAVQFLDPLFEFSGACAGCGETPYIKMLTQLFGDRAVIANATGCSSIFGGNLPTTPYTVNKEGRGPAWANSLFEDNAEFGLGLRLGLDRREERARRLVERLAPRFGETLANELLSADQSNDIAIAAQRSRVIQLRGSLSSLQGSDARELEEIADYLVKKSVWILGGDGWAYDIGYGGLDHVIASGRKVNILVMDTEVYSNTGGQCSKATPLGAAARFSMSGKVTAKKDLGLLAMTYGSVYVARIALGAKDAQTLNALREAEAFPGPSLIIAYSHCIAHGFNLADGMEHQKLAVDTGYWPLYRYDPRRADRGENPLQLDSAAPKIDLIELTRNENRYKQLERLSPELVREYEAKAQAGVRQRYAFYQQLAAQNANGTKP